In Pseudomonas sp. MYb327, one DNA window encodes the following:
- a CDS encoding MDR family MFS transporter, whose amino-acid sequence MTNLNQPETPKPAIRSVLIALMLAIFLGALDQTIVAVSMPAISAQFKDVSLLAWVISGYMVAMTVAVPIYGKLGDLYGRRKLMLFGMGLFTLASLFCGMAQSMEQLVLARIIQGIGAGGMISVSQAIIGDIVPPRERGRYQGYFSSMYAVASVAGPVLGGYMTEYLSWRWVFLINLPLGLGAWLVANRTLVGLPIPQRKPVIDYLGTLLMIIGLTALLLGITQVGQGHSWRSTEVLSLLGCAVVVLGLFVAHERRAREPLLPMHLFANRNAILCWCTIFFTSFQTISLIVLMPLRFQSVTGAGADSAALHLLPLAMGLPIGAYFAGRRTSVTGRYKPMILTGAVLMPISILGMAFSPPQAFLLSSLFMLLSGIAGGMQFPTSLVGTQNSVEQRDIGVATSTTNLFRSLGGAVGVALMSALLLALLQDSSFAHLAGSALIAEGHSGNVLLDGLNAAPGDAQNALRAELLLTFQHLLMVSAAVSLLGLAAAVAMPNMLLRGREDKVR is encoded by the coding sequence GTGACCAATCTAAACCAGCCTGAAACGCCCAAACCGGCCATCCGCAGCGTGCTGATCGCCCTGATGCTGGCGATTTTTCTTGGCGCGCTGGACCAGACCATCGTCGCCGTATCGATGCCGGCCATTTCCGCGCAATTCAAGGACGTCAGCCTGCTGGCCTGGGTGATTTCCGGTTACATGGTGGCGATGACGGTCGCGGTGCCGATCTACGGCAAGCTTGGCGATCTGTACGGACGTCGCAAGCTGATGCTGTTCGGGATGGGCCTATTCACCCTGGCATCGTTGTTCTGCGGCATGGCCCAGAGCATGGAGCAACTGGTGCTGGCGCGAATAATCCAGGGCATCGGCGCGGGCGGGATGATCTCGGTGAGTCAGGCGATCATCGGCGACATCGTGCCGCCACGGGAGCGCGGTCGCTATCAAGGTTACTTCAGCAGCATGTACGCAGTGGCCAGCGTGGCCGGCCCGGTGCTCGGCGGTTACATGACCGAATACTTGTCCTGGCGCTGGGTCTTCCTGATCAACCTGCCCCTGGGCCTCGGCGCTTGGCTGGTGGCCAATCGCACCTTGGTCGGCCTGCCGATTCCGCAACGCAAACCGGTCATTGATTACCTTGGCACCCTGCTGATGATTATCGGCCTGACGGCCTTGCTGCTGGGTATCACCCAGGTCGGTCAGGGCCACTCGTGGCGCAGCACCGAAGTGTTGAGTCTGCTTGGCTGTGCGGTAGTGGTGCTGGGCTTGTTTGTCGCCCATGAACGGCGGGCGCGGGAACCGTTGCTGCCGATGCATCTGTTCGCCAATCGCAATGCGATCCTGTGCTGGTGCACGATTTTCTTCACCAGTTTCCAGACCATCTCGTTGATCGTACTGATGCCGCTGCGCTTTCAAAGTGTGACCGGTGCCGGTGCCGACAGCGCCGCCCTGCATCTGTTGCCTCTGGCCATGGGTTTGCCAATTGGTGCGTATTTCGCCGGGCGCCGCACCTCGGTGACTGGCCGCTACAAACCGATGATCCTGACCGGCGCTGTGCTCATGCCGATCTCGATTCTCGGCATGGCGTTCAGTCCACCCCAGGCGTTTTTACTGAGCAGCCTGTTCATGTTGCTTAGCGGCATCGCCGGGGGCATGCAATTCCCAACCTCGTTGGTAGGTACGCAGAACTCGGTGGAACAACGCGACATCGGCGTGGCCACCAGCACCACCAACCTGTTTCGTTCGCTGGGTGGCGCGGTGGGCGTGGCGTTGATGTCGGCGCTGCTGCTGGCGTTGTTGCAGGATTCCAGTTTCGCCCATCTGGCCGGATCGGCACTGATTGCCGAGGGGCATTCGGGGAATGTGTTGCTGGACGGTCTCAACGCCGCGCCGGGGGATGCGCAGAATGCCTTGCGCGCCGAATTGCTGCTGACGTTCCAGCATTTGCTGATGGTGAGTGCCGCGGTGTCGCTGTTGGGTCTGGCGGCGGCGGTTGCGATGCCGAACATGTTGTTGCGCGGTCGCGAAGACAAGGTTCGATAA
- the pobA gene encoding 4-hydroxybenzoate 3-monooxygenase, which translates to MKTQVAIIGAGPSGLLLGQLLHNAGIDTLIVERQTPDYVLGRIRAGVLEQGMVELLRQAGVGQRMDAEGLVHGGFELALGGRQVHIDLQALTGGKTVMIYGQTEVTRDLMAARQVAGAQTIYQAINVVPHGMKTDEPFVTFEKDGELYRLDCDYIAGCDGFHGVARQSIPAENLKIFERVYPFGWLGILADTPPVHEELVYARHERGFALCSMRSQTRTRYYVQVPADEKVEDWSDQRFWDELKSRLPQALADNLVTGPSIEKSIAPLRSFVVEPMQYGHMFLVGDAAHIVPPTGAKGLNLAASDVSTLFNILLKVYREDRVDLLEKYSEICLRRVWKAERFSWWMTSMLHRFDDHDAFSQRIAESELEYFVDSEAGRKTIAENYVGLPYEAIE; encoded by the coding sequence CTGAAAACCCAAGTTGCCATTATTGGTGCCGGTCCATCCGGTCTGCTGCTCGGCCAGTTGCTGCACAACGCTGGTATCGACACCCTCATTGTCGAACGCCAGACCCCGGATTATGTGCTCGGACGCATCCGTGCCGGTGTACTCGAACAAGGCATGGTAGAGCTGTTGCGCCAGGCCGGCGTCGGTCAGCGCATGGACGCCGAAGGGTTGGTCCACGGCGGCTTCGAGCTGGCCCTCGGCGGGCGTCAGGTGCACATCGATCTGCAAGCGCTCACCGGCGGCAAAACCGTGATGATCTATGGCCAGACCGAAGTCACCCGTGACCTGATGGCCGCTCGTCAGGTCGCGGGGGCACAGACAATTTACCAGGCCATCAATGTCGTCCCCCACGGCATGAAAACCGATGAACCGTTTGTTACGTTTGAGAAGGATGGCGAGTTGTATCGCCTCGATTGCGATTACATCGCCGGGTGTGACGGTTTCCACGGCGTCGCTCGACAATCTATTCCCGCCGAGAACCTGAAAATCTTCGAGCGAGTCTATCCATTCGGCTGGCTGGGAATTCTCGCCGACACGCCACCCGTCCACGAAGAGCTGGTGTACGCCCGCCATGAGCGAGGTTTCGCCCTGTGCAGCATGCGTTCGCAAACCCGCACTCGCTATTACGTCCAGGTGCCGGCTGATGAAAAGGTCGAGGACTGGTCCGATCAGCGCTTCTGGGATGAACTCAAGTCCCGTTTGCCGCAAGCGCTGGCGGACAATCTGGTGACCGGGCCGTCCATCGAAAAAAGCATCGCGCCGCTGCGCAGCTTCGTGGTTGAACCGATGCAGTACGGGCACATGTTCCTGGTCGGCGACGCCGCCCACATTGTCCCGCCCACCGGCGCCAAGGGGCTGAACCTGGCGGCCAGTGACGTCAGTACCTTGTTCAACATCCTGCTCAAGGTTTACCGCGAAGATCGCGTCGATTTGCTGGAAAAGTACTCCGAAATCTGCCTGCGCCGGGTGTGGAAAGCCGAGCGGTTTTCCTGGTGGATGACCTCGATGCTGCACCGCTTTGATGATCACGATGCCTTCAGCCAGCGCATCGCCGAGTCGGAGCTGGAATACTTTGTTGACTCCGAGGCCGGCAGAAAAACCATTGCGGAAAATTACGTCGGTCTTCCTTATGAGGCTATCGAATAG
- a CDS encoding helix-turn-helix domain-containing protein, which produces MNKPDLPSIPVFKLYGESLDWPTPDLLHCETISKRSREHQWEIKPHRHADLCQLLFVFKGQAELEIEGKRTQLTEPAILVLPPLSVHGYRFSEDVEGFVVTLAAPLVAHLQAQLGNSVNALAQAESYPGDKDSEYLNSLFSALQTEYTGHQPAREMLMHSLVSVIMVWVSRQVIQRRAASQRPQRAREYLNGFIQLVEETYRQHVKVEDLAHRLGISVSHLNGTCRELAGQPALQIMHERQLLEAKRLLTYTSMTIYEMSDVLGFSDPTNFTRLFRRRVGISPKAFRDRLKADQDNQA; this is translated from the coding sequence ATGAACAAGCCTGACCTGCCTTCGATTCCGGTGTTCAAGCTCTACGGTGAAAGCCTGGATTGGCCGACCCCGGACTTGCTGCACTGTGAAACCATTTCCAAACGCAGCCGCGAACATCAATGGGAAATCAAACCCCACCGTCACGCTGATTTATGTCAGTTGCTCTTCGTTTTCAAAGGTCAGGCAGAGCTTGAAATCGAAGGCAAACGGACGCAACTGACCGAGCCTGCCATTCTGGTTTTACCGCCATTATCGGTGCATGGTTACCGATTTTCCGAGGATGTCGAGGGGTTCGTCGTGACCCTGGCCGCGCCGCTGGTCGCTCATCTTCAGGCTCAATTGGGCAACTCGGTGAATGCCTTGGCCCAGGCCGAAAGTTACCCGGGGGACAAGGACAGCGAATACCTCAATAGCCTGTTTTCTGCCCTGCAAACCGAATACACCGGCCACCAACCGGCGCGGGAAATGCTCATGCATTCGCTCGTCAGCGTGATCATGGTGTGGGTCAGCCGTCAGGTGATCCAGCGTCGTGCTGCCAGTCAGCGACCGCAACGAGCGCGCGAATACCTCAACGGATTCATTCAATTGGTGGAAGAGACTTATCGCCAGCACGTCAAGGTCGAGGACCTGGCGCATCGCTTGGGGATTTCCGTGTCTCACCTCAATGGCACCTGCCGCGAACTGGCGGGGCAACCAGCATTGCAGATCATGCACGAGCGTCAATTGCTGGAGGCCAAGCGCCTGCTGACCTATACCAGCATGACCATCTATGAAATGTCTGATGTGTTGGGCTTCTCGGATCCGACCAACTTCACGCGCCTGTTTCGGCGCCGGGTGGGAATCTCGCCCAAAGCCTTTCGAGACCGCTTGAAGGCCGATCAGGATAACCAGGCCTGA
- a CDS encoding LysR family transcriptional regulator — MDRLQAMRVFVTVVDLGSQSAAADHLELSRPVVSRYLAELEDWVGARLMHRTTRKLSLTAAGSETLPRCRQMLDLSTDMQAAVSEPDDAPRGQLRISVSTSFGQAQLADAVAAYVRRYPRVSIDMQMLDRTVNLVDERIDLAIRTSNDLDPNLIARRLTVCRSVICASPAYLREHPVPQRVEDLSLHNCLTHSYFGKSLWHFEQDGEQVSVPVQGNISANEASTLLRATMAGAGVAMLPTYQAGVHIHSGELIRLLPQAEPRQMNVYAVYASRKHMPAALRSLLDFLVVRFPQEPAWDAGL; from the coding sequence ATGGACCGTCTACAAGCAATGCGGGTGTTCGTCACGGTGGTCGACCTTGGCAGTCAATCGGCCGCTGCCGACCATCTGGAACTGTCGCGGCCGGTGGTTTCGCGGTATCTGGCGGAACTGGAAGACTGGGTCGGCGCGCGACTGATGCACCGCACCACACGCAAGTTGAGCCTCACCGCCGCAGGCAGCGAAACCCTGCCGCGCTGTCGGCAAATGCTCGATTTATCCACCGACATGCAAGCGGCTGTCAGCGAACCGGATGACGCACCACGTGGCCAGCTGCGCATCAGCGTCAGCACCTCGTTCGGCCAGGCACAACTGGCCGATGCAGTGGCGGCGTACGTCAGGCGTTATCCCCGCGTCAGCATCGACATGCAGATGCTCGACCGTACGGTGAATCTGGTGGACGAGCGCATCGACCTGGCAATTCGCACCAGCAATGACCTGGACCCGAATCTGATTGCCCGCCGTTTAACGGTCTGCCGCTCGGTGATCTGCGCCTCCCCTGCTTACCTGCGCGAACACCCGGTTCCGCAGCGGGTCGAGGACCTGAGCCTGCACAATTGCCTGACCCACTCCTACTTCGGCAAAAGCCTGTGGCATTTCGAGCAGGACGGCGAACAGGTTTCAGTGCCGGTGCAAGGCAACATCAGCGCCAATGAGGCCAGCACCTTGTTGCGAGCGACAATGGCCGGGGCTGGCGTGGCGATGCTGCCGACGTATCAGGCGGGCGTGCACATCCACAGCGGCGAGTTGATTCGCCTGTTGCCGCAAGCCGAGCCACGGCAGATGAACGTGTACGCGGTGTATGCCTCGCGCAAGCACATGCCGGCGGCGTTGCGCAGCCTGCTGGATTTTCTGGTGGTGAGATTTCCGCAAGAACCGGCGTGGGACGCTGGCCTGTAA